One genomic segment of Arachis duranensis cultivar V14167 chromosome 4, aradu.V14167.gnm2.J7QH, whole genome shotgun sequence includes these proteins:
- the LOC127746667 gene encoding secreted RxLR effector protein 161-like, producing MDNAKAMDTPMSTTCYLDKDEQGKSIDVKKYRGMIGSLLYLTASRPDIMFSVCMCARYQANPKESHLSAVKRIMKYLIGTLSVGLWYPKGSTCDLIGYSDSDFAGCKLDRKSTSGTCHLLGNSLVSWYSKKQVSVALSTAEAEYVAAGSCCAQILWMKQQLMDYGLMLDHIPIKCDNTSAINLTKNPVQQLRTKHIEIRHHFIRDHVEKGDVFTAIEPTNGGNVIYGDNNTGKVIGVGKVYELMNE from the exons ATGGACAATGCTAAGGCAATGGACACACCAATGAGCACTACTTGCTACCTTGACAAAGATGAACAAGGTAAAAGCATAGATGTAAAGAAGTATAGAGGCATGATAGGATCATTACTTTATCTAACGGCAAGTAGGCCAGATATCATGTTTAGTGTATGCATGTGTGCGAGATACCAAGCTAATCCTAAGGAATCTCACTTAAGTGCGGTGAAAAGGATTATGAAGTATCTCATAGGAACATTGAGTGTTGGATTGTGGTATCCGAAAGGATCCACTTGTGATTTGATTGGTTATTCCGATTCCGATTTTGCCGGTTGCAAATTGGATAGGAAAAGCACTAGTGGCACTTGTCACTTGCTAGGAAACTCTCTTGTTTCATGGTATAGTAAGAAACAAGTAAGTGTAGCCTTGTCTACCGCCGAAGCCGAGTATGTAGCCGCCGGTAGTTGTTGCGCCCAAATTTTATGGATGAAACAACAACTTATGGACTATGGACTCATGCTTGATCACATTCCTATCAAATGTGATAATACTAGTGCAATAAATTTAACCAAGAATCCGGTTCAACAATTAAGAACCAAGCATATTGAGATTAGACATCACTTCATAAGAGACCATGTTGAAAAGGGTGATGTG TTCACCGCAATAGAGCCTACAAACGGAGGAAACGTGATCTATGGAGACAACAACACCGGCAAAGTAATCGGCGTTGGAAAAGTTTATGAGTTGATGAATGAGTGA